A region of the Gadus morhua chromosome 1, gadMor3.0, whole genome shotgun sequence genome:
gggagctcggcggcagtccggcagagacAGAGATTGTATCCCCGGAGAtgagctgccgccgagttccccccaccggagctgctcgtccgctggtccacaaaatcttagctatgctttgattggaggggagtagggaagtgggaggtaatattcaactgtgccccttcctacgtaggaggagGCGCCgcaactgactcgctcgtttggtaactgtaggcggggtactttcagaaatgcatatctcactcaaaaaatcatgtacagactttctTCAAAGTTTGTATGAGTGTGGGATAGGAGTGGGAAAAATAAttgattcttcgatgcatcacgattctcgctagaacgattgtctcgatgcagataaattaataatcagttattattatttatttatttttttgcctgctgcaacattctgtttgCCAGAAAGGgatattttttgtaattttcattttcatatttgtgacaaaagctttctctcataaaatattagattagttaattcatctgttgatgactttaatgatcatcacaaaagtaggaagtgattagcaaactgaGTATCAAACCCAGATGTAGATatgtatttttgaaaatcatGCATGggaatgtacataaaaaaaattgttgcatcgataatcgcttcagaatcgaatcgttgacctcataatcggaatctaatcgaatcgtgaggtgccaagagattcccatccctagtgtgggagcaccagagacccaaaacaacaccccaaatcccaggaaaagtgttgttttcatatgtcccctttaaatgaTGTGCATGTTGACATTGTTTATGCCATTTGGACTTTTGTttaaatcccttcacttgatttaagccatttaacgtttctttatgtcttaatctatgtggctttattaaaaaatattttcaacctcactttatactacagcactcaccgcattttctgcaggaaatgcatttattAGTTTGCTTTGTTATTgcatcaaatgtttttttatttccttcaaTCCAGATGGCTCCATAGCGAGGCTATGTATGCGGTGGCACAGAAGAAATGGCTGTACATCTATGACTCCAGTGGAATCGAGCTTCATTGTATACGAAAATTCAACGATGTTCTTCGCATGCAATTTCTCCCGTACCACTTTTTGTTAGCCACAGCGGTAAGTTCACAtaagaaaatataaaaacacaaaaagactACCATTGGGTCATTAATTCAGCATCTCTATACGCCAACCTCTTCACTTTGAACTGAAAGTGTTGTGGGTTGTTGTATTTTTTACATACAGTCCCCAGTCAGTTCAGTGAATTAAATCTCATGGGCTATATTCAATCAATACTATATAGCTGACTCAAATAAGGCCACCCAGATGGGCTATTCCTGCTTTCATCAAGCCGTCCATTGGTTTGTGTCTCTAGAGCGCAACAGGCTTCCTGCAGTACTTGGACGTGTCCGTTGGGAAGGAGGTGGCGGCCGTGGGCACCAAAGCAGGCCGGCTGGACGTCATGTGCCAGAATCCTCAGAATGCGATCATCCACCTGGGCCATTCTAACGGCACCGTCACCCTCTGGTCCCCCAATCAGAAGGAAGCCATCGTCAAGATGCTCTGTCACCACGGTGGTGTACGCTCCGTCGCTGTGGACAAGACTGGCACGtacgtaaaaataaaaatgtatctcTTTAGGGCAAGATACTTGTTCCTTCATAAGCTTTCGGCACAACTATATCAGACTGCAACAATACTTTGACATCTAGCCAACAATATTTAAATTTACAGTAAAACCCGGGATAATTTGATCAAAAGCACACTCTTGCTCCTTAAGTGTAAAAGGTTAAGGGGACACGAAGACGACCTTTTTTATAGATGCATATATGCAAGCTGCTTGGGCGAGTAAAACTAGCCAGGCTTTAATTCAAAATACCAACCCTAAGTTGTTTATCATTTGAGGCTTGTCTCAAGCTGACTTCAGCCTTGCAGCAGTGTACATCTGGTTAGAGAATTCCAGCCCTGCGTTTGTATTATTCTTACCATGTGTGACTTCCATTGTTGGCCACTAGAGAGCAGCCTTCTCAGTTGTTTCCTGTGCCTCCCTTAGTTATATGGTGACGTCGGGCATGGACAAAAAGCTGAAGGTTTTTGACCTCAGGTCCTTCAAGCCCTTTCAGTCCTACTTCCTGCCTGCCGGGGCCTCCTCCCTGGCTCTGAGCCACAGGGGACTGCTGTCGGCCGCCACTGGAGACATTGTCCAGGTCACTTTTAACATCTTTCATAATGGGTTTTTGTATGcatggatttttatttttttaatttcaagATATTAATGTCATGTTTTAATGTCCTCGCAGGTCTACAGAGACGTATGGAATACACCAGTGAAAAAGCCCTACATGGCACACAAAGTGCATGGAGCGGTGTGGGGCCTCCACTTCTGTCCCTATGAGGATGTCCTTGGGGTGGGCCATGGAGAGGGCTTCACCAGTATGCTGGTGCCAGGTCTGCAGTGAAGCCACAACACTACAACACAGTCCCTGATGTTCAAAATATTGGTTGTACACTGAATGTGAAATCAACCGGATATGGTTGGCTTCTTCATGCATTGTTCGTGGTAGACGCCTTCTGTTGCTGAGATAAGTGAACCAGTACAGTACGTTATTTGGACTGCGGTTATACTGTGTGGATATCAAGAGTCCCTGATAAACAGGAAATGGCTGGTTTCCTGTGGGAGGCTGGTTCAACATAGGTTGAACCAGCCGTTATGGTGATGGTCTATGTGCCCCGATAATTGACTGCACCTCAGTTGAGTCCATGCGAGTCTGCtttaaccagccatcatccacacccTCCAGACACAGATTATGTATCTAATGTAGAGCAGGTGATGACGCCCAATAGATTAGGCAAGTAACCTGGAATTGGTTTATGGTTGACTAGCCACCTGCTGATTATGTGTTTCTGAGAGCGCTTTGcttcttaaaaataataattgaagaGGCATTTAGAGGGGAGCTGGAAGCACGAGAACGATAAAAATACTTTCGATTTTTGGTTTGAGCAAGTCAAATTCTGTTTCTAACCACATTTCCCATGTCGGTTAAAGGTTTTTGTTGTGAACCACAGTCACCACCTTATCAACTATGCTGCCTCTGTCAACAATAACTAACATAAGGATACGTGCCTATGTTTAGGTGCTGGTGAGCCCAACTTTGATGGGCTGGACTCGAACCCATACCGAAGTGCCAAACAACGGCAAGAATGGGAGGTTAAGGCCCTGTTGGAGAAGATACAGCCAGATCTGATATCCCTCGATCCAGGAAAGCTGAGCCAAGTGGACTACGCCACGTTCAAGCAGAAGCATCAGGACAAAGTCAAAGTCCTGGTCAGTAACTCGTTGTATGCAGTGTTGGGGAGTAACGGAATGCATGTACCGGCGTtacgtattcagaatacaaattataatttaacTATTCCGTTACTATTCAAATTCTTGGTATTTAGAATAcagttacattgttgaaatcaatggattacatgacgatacttctgtttcacaagtttattcgtgctttcacactaacagcatttagtgcgcactaaacaAGTTTGGTCCCTTGGTTTGGTACATTTGCGTTGGTGTGAATACAACCACCTCACTTCGATGCGAACCAAATCAGCCGGCCTAGACCTCGCTGAACAgctggtctcggttcgcttccaaacgaaccctggtacggttcgcttgagatgtgatAGCGAACGCACCTCAGTCCGATCCACTTCCAAAAAGCATACACCCCTTTGGACGTACCAGGCACCTGCTCAGCCATTCAcattatgggaattattgtCTGATTAGCAGCAACTCCAAGACTAGCAGCATATTGTCGGACCGTCGGGTGAAAGTGAGTCATGGCTCAACATGGAGTCAAGAGGAGACGGAATGTCTATTGGATATTTGGTCAGACGCCGACATAAAACATATGCTGgaaaacacataaaaatgccgatgcatttaacacattcaGCACCAGGATGAGGGAGGAGTTCGACCGGTTCATAACTGTATGAATCAAATCAATATCACGAGTGCAGCCCACTGGATAGCCATGATTATTTACTTTCACAGACGTACACAAACATACCCTTATAGTCTTTGTTCCTCTACagcaaattatataatatagtgCACTTTCAGCGAGACGTGGGCCTAACACATTCAGCCAGTTtgaacagaagaacacaccagaatagGTCTATTTAGTAAGCAGGATTTGATTCCGCATTCctacacttataaaatgcaattcaatgtggaagtactccaagtattcagaatacGATACggaatatattacatttttgggtATGTAtggatacatttttaaaagtatCCTACCCAACACTGGATGTATGTGTGAAATAATTGATGTGTTCTAAACTCTGTTACCAAACCTAGGGCTACGACCCACTTGCCAGAGATAAGTTCAAGCCCCGCATGAGGAAGAAGGGCAGAAGTTCCACTGGAGGGGTTATAAGGCGCAAGAATCAAGTGGCTCACGAAGACAAGAGAGTAAGTAGTTCACAATGCTGTTCAGATGCTGTTCATCCATCTGTACATTCTCAACTGCTTGCtgaatattcatatttattcatgtccGCGTCTACACAGGAGATCATCATTACAACTTTGAAGGAAAAGGCAGAGTCTGCaaaggaaaggaagaaaaacaacaatgggCAAACATCTGCTGTGAGATCTGCTCTGGACCGATTCAAGAAACGGGCGGCCCCGTGAGGTCCAGCGGACGGAGTGACCGTTCGACTTTCCATGAAGGGCGGGTTCTCGTTCGCATTCTTGTCTTCCCACTCGAGACTGTACAATATGCCGCTTGTTCTCGCAAGGACTGTTCATCACTGTTGCTCATGGTAGACATGGTTCTTATGGGTGCAAAAGTTCCAACTCTTCAACTAGGTCCCCTGTCTAACCCAAAGCCACTTTATTGATTCCACAAACCATTTAGTTATTTTCTGTCTTGCTTCAGGAAAGTATGTAACCACATGGCTTGAAGGGTAAATTCGCACACTCAGCTGCTGCCATTTAGTCAAGATGATTGCCATATGAGTTATTTGTACtgcatcac
Encoded here:
- the wdr46 gene encoding WD repeat-containing protein 46; amino-acid sequence: MASAEVALKHTHVEKKKKVSERYWQGSGEEKKDEAPGGSHVPGDQPAPLGSQTNQQTRASEKKKKYKAAERHGKKAITRKPDPFPGSAPVPEEKRLKFRRKMKIDQLPQYLTKLRRVVASSQAESEITEKESARHDQLLLQEDAGFLEGDEDEDTCTISQEDIADAVDITAGAKYFNLNLSQFGPYRLDYSKTGRQLLLGGRRGHVACLDWQTKQLLCEINVMETVNDVKWLHSEAMYAVAQKKWLYIYDSSGIELHCIRKFNDVLRMQFLPYHFLLATASATGFLQYLDVSVGKEVAAVGTKAGRLDVMCQNPQNAIIHLGHSNGTVTLWSPNQKEAIVKMLCHHGGVRSVAVDKTGTYMVTSGMDKKLKVFDLRSFKPFQSYFLPAGASSLALSHRGLLSAATGDIVQVYRDVWNTPVKKPYMAHKVHGAVWGLHFCPYEDVLGVGHGEGFTSMLVPGAGEPNFDGLDSNPYRSAKQRQEWEVKALLEKIQPDLISLDPGKLSQVDYATFKQKHQDKVKVLGYDPLARDKFKPRMRKKGRSSTGGVIRRKNQVAHEDKREIIITTLKEKAESAKERKKNNNGQTSAVRSALDRFKKRAAP